From the Ruminiclostridium josui JCM 17888 genome, one window contains:
- a CDS encoding EFR1 family ferrodoxin (N-terminal region resembles flavodoxins. C-terminal ferrodoxin region binds two 4Fe-4S clusters.): MIFWFSGTGNSLYIAKSIAEQNDLKLVSIASAENSGAEFFEYDLEDGEIIGFAFPVYAWAPPKMVLDFIHRLKLKNYNNNYTFCVATCAGNVGNTVKVMEKALNTANINLSAGFSVIMPNNYIVMGDVDSKDREEKKLAEAENITKKISELVFAKKPGMYNVIKGPLPGLFTGLVTPMFNKYALKTDSFYANDKCNGCGICEKVCTCKSIKVDKRPKWGKDCTQCLACIHFCPTKAIQFGKGTEKKGRYTNPNIDVSEMSKM; encoded by the coding sequence ATGATATTTTGGTTTTCGGGTACGGGAAACTCTCTTTATATTGCAAAAAGTATTGCAGAGCAAAATGACTTAAAATTAGTATCCATAGCTTCTGCTGAAAATAGCGGGGCAGAATTCTTTGAATATGACCTTGAGGATGGTGAAATAATCGGATTTGCATTTCCTGTATATGCATGGGCACCTCCCAAAATGGTTCTTGACTTTATACACAGACTTAAATTAAAAAACTATAACAACAACTATACCTTTTGTGTTGCTACCTGTGCAGGTAATGTGGGGAACACCGTAAAGGTTATGGAAAAGGCTCTCAATACAGCAAATATAAACCTTTCAGCCGGATTTTCTGTTATAATGCCAAACAACTATATAGTTATGGGCGATGTAGATTCAAAAGATAGGGAAGAAAAAAAGCTTGCTGAAGCAGAAAACATTACTAAAAAAATATCCGAACTTGTTTTTGCAAAAAAGCCAGGTATGTACAATGTAATAAAGGGTCCACTGCCCGGGCTGTTTACAGGCCTAGTAACTCCTATGTTTAACAAATATGCCCTTAAAACCGATAGCTTTTATGCAAATGATAAGTGCAATGGATGCGGTATCTGTGAAAAGGTATGTACCTGTAAAAGTATTAAGGTAGACAAAAGGCCAAAGTGGGGGAAGGATTGTACCCAGTGCCTGGCATGTATACATTTTTGCCCTACAAAGGCAATACAATTTGGTAAAGGTACTGAGAAAAAAGGAAGGTATACCAATCCCAACATAGATGTCAGTGAAATGTCAAAGATGTAA
- a CDS encoding PadR family transcriptional regulator produces the protein MESTDDILSSLIVELKRGTLILSVLSQLFSPEYGYSLVQKLEEKNNPIDAGTLYPLLRRLEKQHLLVSNWDTSEARPRKFYVISEEGKRVFQCLKEEWRTLSDKLENLLEEERNHGDN, from the coding sequence ATGGAATCTACAGATGACATACTAAGTTCACTGATTGTAGAGCTAAAGAGAGGAACTTTGATATTGTCGGTACTTAGCCAACTATTTAGTCCTGAATATGGGTATTCACTTGTACAAAAGCTGGAGGAAAAGAATAATCCTATTGATGCAGGAACCCTTTACCCGCTATTGCGCAGGCTGGAGAAACAGCACCTTTTGGTGAGCAATTGGGATACAAGCGAAGCAAGACCAAGAAAATTCTATGTAATTAGTGAAGAGGGAAAAAGAGTATTTCAGTGTCTAAAAGAGGAGTGGAGAACACTGTCAGATAAACTGGAGAATTTATTGGAGGAGGAAAGGAATCATGGAGATAATTGA
- a CDS encoding thiamine phosphate synthase, whose protein sequence is MLIYVTNRNLCKDDFLKRVACLASGKPHAIILREKDLSTEAYQALAEKVKDICDSAGVQLIISKYITVAKNLRISSVQVSMGDFIKYRSVLKSFSQVWVSVHSVKEAQEACNSGASALIGGHIYETDCKKGVSPRGLDFLSEVCNSVSIPVFGIGGITQDRVKEVIMAGAKGVCIMSQAMTCPSPSLLTSRILSFTLEDSSHTVTNCYYNKTSGK, encoded by the coding sequence ATGCTTATTTATGTAACAAATCGTAATTTGTGCAAAGATGATTTTCTCAAGAGAGTAGCATGTTTGGCCTCCGGCAAGCCCCATGCCATAATATTGAGGGAAAAGGATTTAAGTACCGAAGCTTATCAAGCTCTGGCGGAAAAAGTTAAAGATATATGTGACTCCGCCGGAGTTCAGCTTATTATAAGCAAATATATTACAGTGGCAAAAAACTTGAGAATCTCCTCGGTACAGGTGTCCATGGGGGATTTTATAAAATACAGAAGTGTGCTTAAGTCCTTTTCACAAGTGTGGGTTTCGGTACATTCAGTTAAAGAGGCACAGGAGGCATGCAATTCAGGTGCTTCCGCTTTGATAGGAGGGCATATTTATGAGACAGACTGCAAAAAAGGAGTTTCTCCAAGGGGATTGGATTTTCTAAGTGAGGTTTGCAATTCTGTCTCCATTCCCGTTTTTGGTATTGGTGGTATTACACAGGACAGAGTAAAAGAGGTAATTATGGCAGGCGCAAAAGGTGTTTGTATAATGAGTCAAGCAATGACCTGCCCATCCCCCTCCCTTCTTACGTCACGAATATTATCTTTTACACTTGAAGACTCCAGCCATACTGTCACAAATTGCTATTACAATAAAACCAGCGGCAAATAA
- the thiH gene encoding 2-iminoacetate synthase ThiH, whose translation MENTNHMEYQKGMEVIDSNIMNQVLKLTSEYNYRRYSARDVENALMKSRLSIDDYGAVLSPAAAPFLEDMARKAVMETRKHFGNSVSLFTPLYIANYCENHCVYCGFNCHNKIRRGKLNHQELEEELKEIASTGLREILILTGEARNASGVQYIGDAVKLASQYFSTVGLEIYPLNSDEYAYLHECGADFVCVYQETYNTDKYQEVHPSGSKRIFPYRFNAQERALLGGMRGVAFGALLGLDDFRKDAFATGLHAYFIQQKYPHAEISFSVPRLRPFINNEKNYPNDVHETQLLQVMLAYRLFMPFAGITISTRERAGFRDNVVGLVATKISAGVSVGVGGHKNDEKGDEQFEINDSRSVDEIHEMIISRGLQPVYSDYIRI comes from the coding sequence ATGGAAAATACAAATCACATGGAATATCAAAAAGGCATGGAAGTCATTGATTCCAATATAATGAATCAGGTTCTCAAGCTTACAAGTGAATACAATTATCGACGTTACTCCGCCAGAGACGTTGAAAATGCTTTGATGAAATCCCGGCTATCCATAGATGATTATGGAGCTGTGCTTTCTCCTGCTGCTGCACCATTTCTCGAAGATATGGCACGTAAAGCAGTAATGGAGACAAGAAAGCATTTTGGTAATTCCGTTAGCTTGTTCACACCTCTGTACATAGCCAACTACTGTGAAAATCATTGTGTTTACTGTGGCTTTAACTGTCATAATAAAATTCGCCGAGGAAAGCTTAATCATCAGGAGTTGGAGGAAGAACTAAAAGAAATTGCGTCAACAGGGCTTAGAGAAATATTGATTTTAACAGGAGAAGCTCGTAATGCTTCAGGAGTCCAATATATTGGGGATGCCGTAAAGCTTGCTTCTCAATATTTTTCTACTGTAGGACTTGAAATATATCCTCTCAATTCAGATGAATATGCATATTTACATGAATGCGGAGCGGATTTTGTATGTGTCTATCAGGAAACATACAATACCGACAAGTACCAAGAGGTTCATCCAAGCGGCTCAAAGAGAATTTTTCCATACAGGTTCAACGCTCAGGAACGTGCATTACTTGGAGGTATGAGAGGCGTTGCTTTTGGTGCTTTACTCGGACTGGATGATTTCCGTAAAGATGCATTTGCAACAGGTCTTCATGCGTACTTTATTCAGCAAAAATACCCTCATGCAGAGATTTCATTTTCTGTTCCACGGCTAAGACCATTTATAAATAATGAAAAGAACTATCCTAATGACGTACATGAAACACAGCTTTTGCAGGTTATGCTTGCCTATAGGCTTTTCATGCCTTTTGCAGGAATTACTATTTCTACCAGAGAAAGGGCAGGTTTTCGTGACAATGTAGTGGGCCTGGTAGCCACCAAGATTTCGGCAGGGGTAAGTGTAGGCGTGGGAGGCCACAAAAATGACGAAAAAGGCGATGAACAATTTGAAATAAACGATAGTAGAAGTGTAGATGAAATTCATGAAATGATTATATCAAGAGGATTGCAACCTGTTTATTCAGATTACATCAGAATATAA
- a CDS encoding thiazole synthase: MNDKLVIGGHEFESRFILGSGKFSLDMTKSVIENGGVEMATLALRRANVGGEENILDYMPEGITLLPNTSGARNANEAVRIARLARELGCGDFVKVEVVNDSKYLMPDNYETIKATEILANEGFIVMPYMYPDLIAARAMAEAGAAAIMPLAAPIGSNKGLSTKDFIQILVDEINLPIIVDAGIGRPSQACEAMEMGVAAIMCNTAVATAGDVALMAKAFRLAIEAGRAAYLSGLGRVLNYKAEASSPLTGFLED; encoded by the coding sequence ATGAATGATAAGTTAGTTATAGGGGGACATGAATTTGAATCAAGATTTATACTTGGTTCAGGAAAATTCTCTTTAGATATGACCAAGTCAGTTATTGAAAATGGTGGTGTAGAAATGGCAACTCTCGCTCTACGTCGTGCAAACGTTGGTGGCGAAGAAAATATTCTAGACTATATGCCAGAAGGCATAACTTTGCTTCCCAACACCTCAGGAGCCAGAAATGCAAATGAAGCTGTAAGAATAGCGCGTCTTGCAAGAGAACTCGGGTGTGGTGATTTTGTAAAAGTTGAAGTAGTCAACGACTCAAAGTACCTTATGCCGGACAATTATGAAACCATTAAGGCAACTGAGATTCTGGCAAATGAAGGCTTTATTGTAATGCCATACATGTACCCTGACCTTATTGCCGCCAGAGCTATGGCAGAAGCCGGGGCCGCAGCCATTATGCCTCTTGCCGCTCCTATAGGAAGCAACAAGGGCCTGAGCACAAAGGATTTTATTCAAATACTAGTAGACGAGATTAATTTGCCCATTATTGTTGATGCGGGAATAGGCCGTCCATCTCAGGCATGTGAAGCAATGGAAATGGGCGTGGCTGCAATTATGTGCAATACTGCGGTTGCAACAGCAGGTGATGTGGCCTTAATGGCAAAAGCCTTTCGCCTTGCAATAGAAGCAGGACGTGCAGCTTACCTTTCAGGTCTTGGAAGAGTATTAAACTACAAAGCGGAAGCATCCAGTCCTTTAACGGGTTTTTTGGAGGATTAG
- the thiF gene encoding sulfur carrier protein ThiS adenylyltransferase ThiF has product MIITLNGKKKDIKFRTAFEVRREFGKETDIVILNGFQIDKDCELSENDTLSVIPKGCMPEKDELESMMMSRHTPNVHNKLKEGRVAIAGLGGLGSNIAIMLARIGVGNLLLVDFDVVEPSNLNRQSYYINHLGMEKTAALKMQLQQINPFITIETRTVRVTEDNVCELFKGYDIVCEAFDKPEAKSMLVNTVLERLPGIKIVAASGMAGYESSNIIKTVRRMKNFYLCGDFENGAGIGQGLMAPRVQICAGHQANMILRLLLGIEDV; this is encoded by the coding sequence ATGATTATTACTCTGAATGGGAAAAAAAAGGATATTAAATTCAGAACAGCTTTTGAGGTACGCCGTGAGTTTGGCAAGGAAACTGACATAGTTATTTTAAACGGGTTCCAGATAGACAAGGATTGTGAGCTTTCTGAGAACGACACCCTCTCTGTCATTCCCAAGGGCTGTATGCCTGAAAAAGATGAGCTGGAAAGCATGATGATGTCAAGGCATACTCCAAATGTTCATAATAAGTTGAAGGAAGGTCGGGTTGCCATTGCAGGACTTGGGGGACTGGGCTCAAACATAGCTATCATGCTTGCAAGAATCGGCGTTGGTAACCTGCTTCTGGTGGATTTCGATGTGGTGGAGCCAAGCAATCTCAACAGACAAAGCTATTACATAAACCATTTGGGTATGGAAAAGACTGCTGCTCTTAAAATGCAGCTCCAACAAATCAACCCATTCATAACCATTGAAACAAGGACGGTACGCGTAACAGAAGATAATGTATGTGAGCTATTCAAAGGCTATGATATTGTTTGTGAAGCTTTTGACAAACCGGAAGCTAAGTCCATGCTGGTCAATACTGTTCTGGAAAGGCTTCCGGGCATTAAGATTGTGGCTGCCTCAGGAATGGCAGGATATGAAAGCTCAAATATTATTAAAACCGTTCGGCGAATGAAGAATTTTTACCTATGCGGGGACTTTGAAAACGGAGCAGGTATTGGTCAAGGTCTGATGGCACCACGTGTACAGATTTGTGCCGGACATCAGGCCAACATGATTCTGAGGCTGCTCCTTGGAATTGAAGATGTATAA
- the thiS gene encoding sulfur carrier protein ThiS, producing MKVNGKYTELTVKQSLQDFLLSQNHDISRIAVELNGEIVPKATYSQVMLDNGDTLEIVRFVGGG from the coding sequence ATGAAGGTAAACGGCAAGTATACAGAATTAACAGTTAAACAAAGCCTGCAGGACTTTTTGCTTTCTCAAAACCATGATATTTCAAGGATTGCAGTAGAACTAAACGGCGAAATTGTTCCTAAAGCAACCTACTCCCAAGTAATGCTTGATAATGGAGATACGCTTGAAATTGTCAGGTTTGTAGGGGGAGGCTAA
- a CDS encoding phage tail protein codes for MPATERMPVGSVISFAGEIKSEMVNRLYRMGWLICDGSKLKIAEYPDLFEAIGKAHGGDNTYFYLPDMQSKFIRGVNGDAVNESGKLMDPDAAQRTFAKAGGNIGNNVGSYQDFATGLPKVSFTTNEEGEHTHYLPHLPDGSHKAYAGSIGRDGGKKAGSDTITGESGAHSHTIVAGGDPETRPRNMNLYFLIKYSKDSK; via the coding sequence ATGCCAGCTACGGAAAGAATGCCTGTAGGAAGTGTTATATCATTTGCAGGAGAAATTAAATCTGAAATGGTTAACAGATTGTATAGAATGGGGTGGCTTATCTGTGACGGAAGTAAATTAAAAATTGCTGAATATCCGGATCTTTTTGAGGCTATCGGAAAAGCACACGGAGGCGATAATACTTACTTTTATCTGCCTGATATGCAAAGCAAATTTATACGAGGAGTTAACGGAGATGCTGTTAATGAGTCAGGAAAGTTGATGGATCCTGATGCAGCTCAAAGGACATTTGCTAAAGCCGGAGGGAATATAGGCAATAATGTAGGTTCATATCAGGATTTTGCAACAGGACTTCCTAAAGTTAGTTTTACTACTAATGAAGAAGGTGAACACACACACTATTTGCCTCACTTGCCTGATGGTTCTCACAAAGCATATGCTGGAAGTATAGGCAGAGACGGTGGAAAAAAGGCTGGTAGCGATACCATAACAGGCGAATCCGGTGCTCACTCACATACTATTGTTGCTGGAGGAGACCCTGAAACACGTCCAAGAAATATGAATCTGTATTTCTTAATTAAATACAGTAAAGATAGCAAATAA
- a CDS encoding phage tail protein, producing MPLKFPVGIVIPFAGPLKEDQLKSSGWLPCDGRMLDKKNYLELFNVIGTKYGGDGIPNFYIPDLRGRFVRATDHGRGFDPDAKQRKAARSGGVTGDNTGSVQDYATAKPKNDFITSDSGEHSHSVDHLPTDYWNAAAAITDNEGANFPSKTSESGKAGLHTHTIISGGDSETRPANLYMHWIIKFTSSDYDEAMLLPAGSIVSFAGDAINQKDNLIANGWLPCIGGSYDVSKYPELYENICNIYGGDEKKFSVPDLRGLFVRGVNSNTSDTPGVHGATRIGQIEDCLTALPKTEKFTLSTDGKHTHSAPNLPKDKYIENYCAGHQVANFPSGQVTGKQGNHKHSIIGGDSETRPVNICLDYIIKTSNV from the coding sequence ATGCCATTAAAATTTCCCGTAGGTATTGTTATACCTTTTGCTGGACCATTAAAAGAAGATCAGTTAAAATCTTCTGGTTGGCTTCCTTGTGATGGAAGAATGTTAGATAAAAAAAACTATTTAGAACTGTTTAATGTAATAGGAACAAAATATGGAGGAGATGGTATTCCTAACTTCTATATACCTGACCTTCGTGGAAGATTTGTACGTGCAACCGACCATGGAAGGGGATTTGACCCTGATGCAAAGCAGCGTAAAGCGGCAAGGTCAGGAGGAGTGACAGGAGATAATACAGGCTCTGTTCAGGATTATGCAACAGCCAAGCCAAAGAATGATTTTATAACAAGCGATAGCGGTGAGCATAGTCACTCAGTGGATCATCTGCCTACAGACTACTGGAATGCTGCAGCTGCCATAACCGATAATGAAGGAGCCAACTTCCCGAGCAAGACATCTGAATCAGGTAAAGCTGGACTACATACACATACTATCATAAGCGGCGGTGACAGTGAAACCAGACCTGCAAACCTGTATATGCATTGGATTATAAAATTTACTTCTAGTGATTACGATGAAGCGATGCTATTGCCGGCAGGTTCCATAGTATCCTTTGCAGGAGATGCCATAAATCAGAAAGATAACCTTATTGCCAATGGCTGGCTGCCATGTATAGGCGGTTCTTATGATGTTAGTAAATATCCTGAACTTTATGAAAATATATGTAATATATACGGAGGAGATGAAAAGAAGTTTAGTGTACCGGATCTTAGAGGTTTATTTGTAAGAGGTGTAAATTCAAATACATCAGACACACCCGGTGTGCATGGAGCAACAAGAATAGGACAAATAGAGGATTGCTTAACTGCTCTTCCAAAAACTGAAAAATTTACGTTATCAACAGACGGAAAACATACTCATAGTGCTCCTAATCTGCCGAAGGATAAATATATAGAAAATTATTGTGCAGGCCACCAAGTTGCTAATTTCCCATCAGGTCAAGTAACCGGTAAACAAGGAAATCATAAACATAGTATCATTGGCGGTGATTCTGAGACACGTCCAGTAAATATTTGCTTGGATTATATTATAAAAACCAGCAATGTATAA